From Desmospora profundinema, a single genomic window includes:
- a CDS encoding ABC transporter permease → MSIPAQRFEPAPKRGQEAEGLKRPSVHYWQDAWRRLRQNWLAMIGLYTILALFLLAIFGPFLTDYTYYGNQLNNKNAPPSTEHWFGTDELGRDVFVRTWYGARISLTIGVVAAMIDLVIGVLYGGISGYKGGRVDEVMMRIVDVLWGLPYLLVVILLLVVMGPGLLTIIIALTATGWLNMARLVRGQVLQLKQQEFVLAARTLGADSRRLMRKHLIPNAMGPIIVMLTFTVPSAIFAEAFLSFLGLGVQAPIASWGTMINDALVVILSDEWWRLFFPAFMLSLTLLAFNALGDGLRDALDPKMRR, encoded by the coding sequence ATGTCGATTCCCGCACAGCGGTTTGAACCGGCACCTAAACGAGGGCAGGAAGCGGAGGGGTTGAAGCGGCCCAGCGTCCACTATTGGCAGGATGCCTGGAGGCGGCTCCGGCAAAACTGGCTGGCCATGATCGGCCTTTACACGATCTTGGCATTGTTTTTACTGGCCATTTTCGGGCCGTTTCTCACCGACTATACATACTACGGAAATCAACTGAACAATAAAAACGCCCCCCCTTCCACAGAGCACTGGTTTGGAACGGATGAACTGGGGCGCGACGTATTTGTCCGCACCTGGTACGGTGCCCGTATCTCTCTGACCATCGGCGTGGTTGCCGCCATGATCGATCTGGTCATCGGAGTCCTGTACGGGGGAATCTCCGGATACAAAGGGGGACGGGTGGATGAAGTGATGATGCGGATTGTTGATGTATTGTGGGGATTGCCCTACCTGTTGGTGGTGATTCTATTGCTAGTGGTGATGGGGCCAGGATTGTTGACGATTATAATCGCCCTGACGGCGACCGGTTGGCTCAATATGGCCCGTCTGGTCCGGGGGCAAGTGCTGCAACTGAAACAACAGGAGTTTGTGTTGGCTGCCCGTACATTGGGGGCCGATTCCCGCAGGTTGATGCGTAAGCACTTGATCCCCAATGCGATGGGGCCGATCATTGTGATGCTGACGTTCACCGTTCCTAGCGCCATCTTTGCGGAAGCTTTCCTCAGTTTTCTCGGGCTGGGGGTGCAGGCTCCCATCGCCAGCTGGGGTACGATGATCAACGATGCTTTGGTCGTGATTTTATCCGATGAATGGTGGCGTCTCTTTTTTCCGGCGTTTATGCTCAGTCTGACACTCCTGGCCTTTAACGCCCTGGGAGACGGACTTCGAGACGCCCTGGATCCGAAAATGCGCAGATGA
- the mobA gene encoding molybdenum cofactor guanylyltransferase, translated as MSKSSMRSNEGKGALILLAGGASRRMGTDKALLDFDGEPLARRVIHRLHGRGEWEPFIVANRFHPFTEWGWPVVRDPWPGAGPLAGLVAGLQASSHDWNLAVACDMPFVSRELAAVMYQSAVVESGSDAVIPRTGGKFHPLFACYHRRCLPVGEALLKNGERSLQALRSMISIHVLDEADFPPSIDPERALFNMNRPSDLKRARKWK; from the coding sequence ATGAGTAAATCAAGCATGAGATCCAATGAAGGGAAAGGGGCCCTGATTTTGTTGGCTGGAGGGGCCTCCCGGCGGATGGGAACGGATAAGGCACTGTTGGATTTCGACGGGGAGCCCCTTGCACGCCGCGTGATCCACCGCCTTCATGGGCGAGGGGAGTGGGAGCCGTTTATCGTGGCCAATCGTTTCCACCCTTTTACGGAATGGGGTTGGCCGGTCGTGCGGGATCCATGGCCGGGGGCGGGACCCTTGGCCGGGTTGGTTGCCGGGTTGCAGGCCTCCAGTCACGATTGGAACTTGGCGGTTGCTTGCGATATGCCCTTTGTTTCGAGGGAGCTGGCCGCCGTCATGTACCAGAGTGCCGTCGTCGAAAGCGGTTCCGACGCCGTCATTCCCCGGACGGGCGGGAAATTCCATCCCCTGTTTGCCTGTTATCACCGCCGCTGTCTCCCGGTGGGGGAAGCGCTGCTCAAAAACGGGGAACGTTCACTGCAAGCGTTGCGTTCGATGATTTCCATCCATGTATTGGATGAAGCGGACTTTCCGCCGTCGATTGATCCAGAACGGGCCTTGTTTAATATGAACCGGCCATCTGATTTGAAGCGGGCCAGGAAATGGAAATGA
- the metX gene encoding homoserine O-acetyltransferase MetX: MRTVVKPVDRRQVAIGPFSLECGEVLPAVEVAVEIAGAWEPGRDNVILICHALTGDAHAVGDQENPGWWDGLAGTGKPLDTDRYALVTMNVLGGCDGTTGPASLCPESGRPYGSSFPLVTIRDMVRLQREVLIRLQVDRLQAVIGGSMGGMMVLEWGILYPEVPRRLIPIATSASLTSMAIAYNEIARQAIRSDPDFAGGDYYPDAGPVRGLSVARMVGMVTYRTPRLFEHRFGRELQRDGSELDKENLFQVESYLRHQGQKLVERFDANSYLTLLKAMDTHDIGRGRGGVRRALAHVEASVLMVGIEDDQLFPAYQQREIHRWLMAEGKQSDLFMFPSDYGHDAFLVQFDRLGPRIEAFLSD; this comes from the coding sequence ATGCGAACAGTGGTGAAGCCGGTGGATCGACGGCAGGTGGCGATAGGTCCCTTTTCTCTGGAATGCGGGGAAGTGTTACCAGCAGTGGAAGTGGCGGTGGAGATTGCCGGAGCTTGGGAGCCGGGCCGGGATAATGTGATTCTCATTTGTCATGCGTTGACAGGGGACGCCCATGCCGTTGGTGATCAGGAGAATCCCGGGTGGTGGGACGGATTGGCCGGTACCGGCAAACCCCTGGATACCGACCGATATGCTCTGGTGACGATGAATGTGCTGGGAGGGTGCGACGGAACCACCGGTCCCGCTTCCCTCTGCCCGGAAAGCGGCCGCCCTTATGGGTCTTCGTTTCCACTCGTGACGATTCGGGATATGGTACGGTTGCAGCGGGAAGTGCTGATCCGGTTGCAGGTAGACCGGTTGCAGGCCGTGATCGGGGGGTCGATGGGGGGCATGATGGTGCTGGAATGGGGCATACTCTACCCTGAAGTGCCTCGGCGGTTGATTCCCATCGCCACATCAGCTTCCCTCACTTCGATGGCGATTGCTTACAACGAGATCGCCCGCCAGGCGATCCGATCGGATCCTGATTTTGCGGGTGGTGACTATTATCCGGACGCCGGTCCGGTCCGGGGATTGTCCGTGGCTCGGATGGTGGGAATGGTCACCTACCGGACCCCCCGTTTATTTGAACATCGGTTTGGACGGGAATTGCAACGGGACGGGTCGGAGTTGGACAAGGAGAATCTGTTTCAGGTGGAGAGCTATCTTCGACACCAGGGGCAGAAATTGGTGGAGCGTTTTGACGCCAACAGCTATTTAACGTTGCTCAAAGCGATGGACACCCATGATATCGGACGAGGCCGCGGCGGCGTCAGAAGGGCTTTGGCGCATGTAGAGGCTTCGGTGTTGATGGTGGGGATCGAGGATGATCAACTGTTTCCCGCTTACCAGCAGCGGGAGATACACCGATGGCTGATGGCGGAAGGCAAGCAAAGCGATCTGTTCATGTTTCCCTCCGATTATGGTCACGATGCGTTCCTGGTTCAGTTTGACCGGTTGGGTCCCCGCATTGAAGCGTTCCTGTCGGATTAA
- a CDS encoding ABC transporter ATP-binding protein, translating into MEPILEIKNLHVTFHTHAGPVHAVRGVDLKLAKGETLAVVGESGSGKSVTAQAIVRLIPSPPGRMEAGEIRFGGRDLARVSEKEMFQVRGSEIGMIFQDPMTSLNPTMTVGKQIMEGLMWHQSFNREQARKRALEMLRLVGIPTPEKRVNQFPHEFSGGMRQRGMIAIALACNPKVLIADEPTTALDVTIQAQILDLMKGLQEKTETAILLITHDLGVVAEAAQQVAVMYGGKVVESGRVNDIFHRSRHPYTWGLMRSMPRLDWKRDEELTPIPGSPPDLFDPPAGCPFADRCPHAMVICHEEMPEVSTVSDTHRVSCWLEHPQAAETKARAATPMEGPEVRIRSRNGSA; encoded by the coding sequence ATGGAACCGATATTGGAAATCAAAAACTTGCACGTCACGTTTCATACCCACGCCGGTCCCGTTCACGCTGTTCGGGGGGTGGATCTCAAATTGGCCAAAGGGGAGACCTTGGCCGTCGTGGGGGAGTCGGGAAGCGGGAAAAGTGTAACCGCTCAAGCAATCGTTCGCTTGATTCCTTCTCCGCCGGGGCGGATGGAAGCGGGGGAGATCCGCTTTGGCGGCCGTGATCTGGCACGGGTATCCGAAAAGGAGATGTTTCAGGTTCGCGGCTCGGAGATCGGAATGATCTTCCAAGATCCGATGACCTCGTTAAATCCTACGATGACTGTGGGGAAGCAGATCATGGAGGGGTTGATGTGGCATCAATCATTCAATCGGGAACAAGCCCGCAAGCGGGCATTAGAAATGTTGCGGCTGGTAGGAATTCCGACTCCTGAGAAACGGGTGAACCAGTTCCCCCATGAATTCAGCGGGGGAATGCGTCAGCGGGGCATGATCGCCATTGCCCTGGCCTGCAATCCCAAGGTGTTGATCGCGGACGAACCGACTACCGCGTTGGATGTGACCATACAGGCACAAATATTGGATTTGATGAAGGGGTTACAGGAGAAAACGGAAACGGCTATCCTCCTGATCACTCACGACTTAGGGGTGGTGGCGGAGGCGGCCCAACAAGTGGCGGTCATGTATGGAGGAAAAGTGGTGGAATCGGGAAGGGTGAACGACATTTTTCATCGCTCCCGTCATCCCTACACATGGGGATTGATGCGTTCGATGCCCCGGTTGGATTGGAAACGGGATGAGGAATTGACACCGATTCCGGGATCTCCCCCGGATCTGTTTGATCCACCTGCGGGTTGTCCTTTTGCAGACCGTTGTCCACATGCCATGGTGATCTGTCATGAAGAGATGCCGGAGGTATCGACGGTGTCGGACACCCACCGGGTTTCCTGCTGGTTGGAGCACCCCCAGGCGGCTGAAACAAAGGCCCGTGCCGCCACACCGATGGAGGGACCGGAAGTTCGGATTCGTTCCCGCAACGGATCGGCTTGA
- the tatA gene encoding twin-arginine translocase TatA/TatE family subunit → MPFGNIGLSGFLLILLIALLLFGPSKLPELGRAAGRTLKEFKDSVSGINDDNKKSEPETTKPETRDAQGELPGSTDVKK, encoded by the coding sequence ATGCCTTTTGGTAACATCGGTCTATCCGGGTTTCTTCTGATTCTCTTGATCGCCTTGCTCCTGTTCGGCCCCAGCAAACTGCCGGAGCTGGGAAGGGCTGCTGGCCGCACCTTGAAAGAGTTCAAGGACTCGGTTTCGGGCATCAATGACGACAACAAAAAGAGCGAACCGGAAACGACAAAACCGGAAACCCGCGATGCACAAGGGGAGCTGCCGGGCTCCACTGACGTAAAAAAATGA
- a CDS encoding SCP2 sterol-binding domain-containing protein, whose protein sequence is MSIQPLFQELVDKANQNPAGIEGVDAVFQFDLDGGGQHQVKLKEGQAEYAEGTPWEAACTLLASEDLLAKLVRGEQSPVTAMMTGKLKVKGNLGLASKLQAILKTYQ, encoded by the coding sequence ATGTCGATTCAACCATTGTTTCAAGAGTTGGTGGACAAGGCTAATCAGAATCCTGCCGGTATTGAAGGGGTGGATGCGGTTTTCCAGTTTGATCTGGATGGAGGCGGACAACACCAGGTGAAATTGAAGGAAGGACAAGCGGAATACGCCGAAGGAACGCCATGGGAAGCGGCTTGCACCCTCCTGGCCAGTGAGGATCTTCTGGCTAAGCTGGTTCGGGGTGAGCAGAGCCCGGTTACTGCTATGATGACAGGAAAACTGAAAGTGAAAGGAAATCTGGGACTGGCATCTAAGCTGCAGGCGATTTTGAAGACGTATCAATAA
- a CDS encoding ABC transporter permease produces the protein MWRYIGKRIGLMLLSLWLISTLTFWLMHAIPGDPFTSDRNLPEQTLANLEAQYGLDKPKPVQYLIYMGNLLKLDFGISINHMGRSVNDMLADGFPVSAQLGAQALILATCAGIVMGTVAALRQNRLPDYTLMVLAVLGISIPNFVIAPLLQKYLGLEWDWLPIAGWGSFDQTILPAMALAFTPLALVTRLMRSSMLDVISQDYIRTARSKGLPPWRVITRHTLRNAIIPVLTILGPLTAGILTGSFVIEQIFSIPGIGAYFVESIANRDYPMIMGTTIFYSAFLVGMNFLVDLTYGLVDPRIKIGAKEGA, from the coding sequence ATGTGGCGTTATATCGGAAAACGGATCGGTTTGATGCTTCTTTCGCTCTGGTTGATCTCCACCCTTACCTTTTGGCTGATGCACGCCATTCCCGGGGATCCATTCACCTCGGACCGCAATCTGCCGGAACAGACATTGGCCAACCTGGAAGCCCAATACGGCCTGGACAAGCCGAAGCCGGTACAATATTTGATCTATATGGGTAACCTGCTGAAGCTGGACTTCGGTATCTCGATCAATCACATGGGCCGCTCCGTCAACGACATGCTGGCGGACGGTTTTCCCGTATCGGCCCAGTTGGGGGCGCAAGCCCTCATTCTGGCTACCTGTGCCGGAATTGTGATGGGCACCGTCGCCGCTTTACGGCAAAACCGCCTTCCGGATTACACACTGATGGTGTTGGCGGTATTGGGTATCTCCATTCCCAACTTTGTCATCGCACCATTGTTGCAAAAATATCTGGGACTGGAGTGGGATTGGCTGCCGATTGCGGGTTGGGGAAGTTTCGACCAAACCATTCTGCCGGCGATGGCGCTTGCATTCACTCCCTTGGCCTTAGTTACGCGGTTGATGCGTTCCAGTATGCTGGATGTCATCAGCCAGGATTATATACGGACGGCCCGTTCCAAAGGGCTGCCGCCTTGGCGGGTAATCACTCGACACACCTTACGTAACGCCATTATTCCGGTATTGACGATCCTCGGCCCCCTGACAGCCGGCATTTTAACCGGCAGTTTTGTCATCGAACAGATCTTTTCGATTCCAGGGATCGGAGCGTACTTTGTAGAGAGTATCGCCAACCGTGACTATCCGATGATCATGGGCACTACGATTTTTTATTCCGCCTTTTTGGTGGGGATGAACTTTCTGGTCGATTTGACCTATGGCCTGGTGGATCCCCGGATTAAAATCGGCGCCAAGGAGGGGGCTTGA
- a CDS encoding succinate dehydrogenase cytochrome b558 subunit: MSKHRSFFNRRLHSLLGVIPVGFFLLEHLWTNHYASQGASVYQEKVEWLWSIPFLPLLEIFFIFLPLLYHGVYGLYIAFTAQNNLKSYSTFRNIMFMLQRVTGVITLIFVTTHVWQTRVQVALADMSSQELTMHTADLLANQANLIWYVIGVVAAVFHFSNGMWSFLVTWGITVGPRAQRISSYVWAVVFVLVTYLGIAAILSFADPAFTNELAQR, from the coding sequence ATGAGTAAGCACCGTAGTTTTTTCAACCGGCGGCTTCACTCCCTGCTGGGTGTCATCCCGGTTGGCTTTTTTTTGCTTGAGCATCTGTGGACAAACCACTATGCTAGCCAAGGGGCTTCGGTTTACCAGGAGAAGGTGGAGTGGCTCTGGAGTATTCCGTTCCTGCCGCTCTTGGAGATCTTCTTTATCTTTTTGCCGTTGCTTTATCATGGCGTATACGGTTTGTATATCGCTTTCACGGCTCAAAACAATCTGAAGAGTTACAGCACCTTCCGCAACATCATGTTTATGTTGCAACGCGTAACCGGTGTCATCACACTTATTTTCGTAACGACGCACGTTTGGCAGACCCGTGTGCAGGTGGCCCTGGCCGATATGTCTTCGCAGGAGTTGACGATGCACACTGCTGATCTCTTGGCGAATCAGGCCAATCTGATTTGGTACGTGATCGGTGTGGTGGCAGCAGTGTTCCATTTCAGCAATGGAATGTGGTCCTTCCTCGTTACATGGGGGATCACAGTCGGACCGCGGGCACAACGCATTTCGTCCTACGTCTGGGCTGTGGTGTTCGTGTTGGTCACCTACCTGGGCATCGCCGCCATTTTGTCGTTTGCAGATCCTGCGTTCACCAATGAGTTGGCTCAGCGCTAA
- a CDS encoding aspartate kinase, translated as MGLVVQKFGGTSVGSVERIQKVAERVARTASEGNQVVVTVSAMGKTTDELVGLAKDITDRPSQREMDVLLTTGEQVTIALLSMALQKLEVKAHPMTGWQAGIHTNDVYGKARIESIDTDRLRECLDQGEVVVVAGFQGISPDGHITTLGRGGSDTTAVALAAALQADRCEIFTDVTGVFTADPRLAPQARKLEEISFEEMLELANLGAGVLHPRSVECAMTHGVPLVVRSSFVDEEGTWVKEAAQMEEVWNVRGVAHDLHVARVKVLGLPNATESLTTLFSRLADAHINVDMIVTSEHVKERIDVAFSVHEDEWESAKEVIESLKGELGYLEVLSETGLAKVSTVGAGMVTNPGVAAKMFTALSEAGIHIKMVSTSEIKISCVIAKEQAAQAVKELHSAFGLDVEEEALVAVPS; from the coding sequence ATGGGACTGGTCGTACAGAAGTTTGGAGGAACGTCCGTCGGAAGTGTGGAACGGATCCAGAAGGTGGCGGAGCGGGTGGCCCGTACCGCCAGCGAAGGGAACCAAGTGGTTGTGACGGTGTCCGCCATGGGGAAAACCACCGATGAATTGGTGGGTTTGGCCAAGGACATCACCGACCGCCCGTCTCAGCGTGAAATGGATGTGCTGTTAACCACCGGTGAGCAAGTGACCATTGCGCTGTTGAGCATGGCGTTGCAGAAGCTGGAGGTGAAAGCTCATCCCATGACCGGCTGGCAAGCGGGAATTCACACCAATGACGTATATGGAAAAGCGCGGATCGAATCGATTGATACGGACCGGTTGCGGGAATGCCTGGATCAGGGAGAGGTGGTCGTGGTGGCCGGCTTCCAGGGTATTTCACCGGATGGGCATATCACCACATTGGGGCGCGGCGGTTCCGATACCACCGCTGTGGCTTTGGCGGCTGCGTTGCAAGCGGATCGTTGCGAAATATTTACCGATGTGACCGGCGTATTTACGGCAGATCCCCGTTTGGCGCCCCAGGCGCGCAAATTAGAGGAGATCTCTTTTGAAGAGATGTTGGAACTGGCCAATTTGGGTGCGGGAGTGCTGCATCCCCGTTCCGTGGAATGTGCGATGACTCACGGCGTGCCGTTGGTGGTCCGTTCCAGCTTTGTGGACGAAGAAGGAACCTGGGTGAAGGAGGCAGCACAAATGGAAGAAGTATGGAACGTACGCGGAGTGGCTCACGATCTTCATGTAGCCCGGGTGAAAGTCCTGGGGCTGCCCAATGCTACCGAGAGCCTGACAACGCTGTTCAGCCGTCTGGCTGACGCCCACATTAATGTAGACATGATTGTCACCAGTGAGCACGTAAAAGAACGGATCGATGTGGCATTCAGCGTACATGAAGATGAGTGGGAGTCGGCCAAAGAAGTGATCGAGAGCTTGAAAGGCGAATTGGGCTATCTGGAAGTGCTGTCGGAAACCGGGCTGGCCAAGGTCTCCACAGTGGGGGCCGGTATGGTTACCAATCCCGGTGTCGCTGCCAAAATGTTCACCGCTCTCAGTGAGGCGGGCATCCATATCAAAATGGTATCCACATCGGAAATCAAAATTTCCTGCGTGATTGCTAAGGAGCAGGCTGCCCAGGCGGTGAAAGAGTTGCACAGCGCGTTTGGACTGGACGTGGAGGAAGAAGCGCTGGTCGCCGTTCCTTCCTGA